The genomic interval GTACACCACAAACTTAATATAACCAGATAAGTACCAGTAATAATATAGCATACATTACAACGGTTCATATAATTGATGATAAACTACATATGATATGCTAATATGCTAATAGCAAAAAGTAAATGCTCCATACCATTAGTGATGAACTGCACAGATTTATAAAGGAAAAACGACTTGGGATAGCAAAATAAAGGAATTAAGGTCAgtctccatacatatttaatgAAGTGCCATACCtattaaatagggtgtcacATTAATAAAATTGCTAATTTGGCAGAATCATTAAATGAGGGAGTTTCATAAGACGAgagaggagtttcatcccataaaactcatctggctCGGTTATTTAATTTACAGTTTTGTTAACTATACCATGAAACTATGCACTAACTCTACGCTAACACTCCGTTTCTATACAGATGAACAAGTTAGTCAGACCCACACCTAATGAATAGCGTGAGCGTAGGACGAGAAGCCGGGCCATGAAGCGGCCCAAATCCCCGCACTGCTACTGCAGTGGAGGCCCAAGTCGTCTCCATGGCACCACACACGCAGCCACGTCCGCTTCCACCCATTTCACGCCTCTCTTCCAACGGCAAGGCGCGCAGGAGCACGGTAGATCCCCTGGTGGCATGGAGGCGTCCGCGTGGGTATGGATAAGCCGCGTGTGGCCGCCTCACCACCTTCTCTTCCACCAcacgcccaccgccgcccaaTCACCTCCTCACTTACCACTAATATATACTCCCAGTCACTCGGCCTCCGCCTGAGATCGTACGTCGTCGATCGGCGATCGAGTGCCGCGCGAGCTAGCTTCAGCTACCATGGCGTCGGTGGGCTTCGGCAGCAgagtggcggcgccggcgtcgtcctcgtccaccgccgccgcggcggcggggcggaggcagcggcggccgccgtcgcgtgTCGCGATGGTGGTGGTCGCCGCCACGAGGGGcaagccggcgccggccgacgaggagaagaGCCTCGCCGACTTCATCTTCGGCGCCATCTTCAAGAAGGACCAGCTCGTCGAGACCGACCCGCTCCTCAACAAGGTCGACGGCGCGCCAGCCTCCGGCTCCACCGCCTCCCGGAAGACGGTCTCCTCCAAGAAgcccgcggccggcgccgacgaggaaggcggcggcggcttcagCTTGGGCGGCCTCTTCGCCAAGAAAGGCTGAACCTTTCTTACCCACGTACTACGTGTATATCTCCTCGTCAAAACTCTAAGCTTAATTTGGAAGATTTGCATATACTTAGTAACATGTGAGGTGTGACTCAAAAAGTGATTTTTGATGTGATAATGTGGCACATATACTCTATACATCACACAtcatttgttatttcttttcaaCTCAACATGGATCGATGGATTAAAGGGTTAACCCTGCTCTTGTTTATGCAAGTTGCCCTGTGCCCTTGTTATATACTTGTCGTCTCGttatcttttgattttgttgcACTTGATCGAACACCGATCAAATAACTTTGTAACAAGTGGCTATAGCTTCTGTTGAAGCAAATACCACGTTATTATccattatctataaaatatacaagTTGCCTTTGCTTTAAAAAGGATTATacttaatcataaaaaaaaagggattATACTTTACacacttgttttattttcacttCAATATGAGGCGGATTAAATGGGTTATTAAACCTGATAGCACTGTGTGCTTCTTATCTTACATTACTCCAATTTGGAGTGAAATTAATACTGTCAAGAAAGCAAAAAGGCATGCCCAACATTAGGCGTTGGTACGAATCAAATAGTATAATCTGGCAAGTGTTGCATAAGATTGGCCGTCTCTTCACATGATCCTGCTTGATTAGCGACTCAGGTTGGAGGCACCaagcttttcttttattttgcacTGGTTGCTCTCTTCAA from Oryza brachyantha chromosome 3, ObraRS2, whole genome shotgun sequence carries:
- the LOC107303923 gene encoding uncharacterized protein LOC107303923 — its product is MASVGFGSRVAAPASSSSTAAAAAGRRQRRPPSRVAMVVVAATRGKPAPADEEKSLADFIFGAIFKKDQLVETDPLLNKVDGAPASGSTASRKTVSSKKPAAGADEEGGGGFSLGGLFAKKG